From a single Sebastes umbrosus isolate fSebUmb1 chromosome 17, fSebUmb1.pri, whole genome shotgun sequence genomic region:
- the mrpl22 gene encoding 39S ribosomal protein L22, mitochondrial translates to MATAMTGRGMAFIRNISGVFHSRLQVLGGVGPQQLSCLHTSSSLESKNWERRNLELYPPQLPDDPRRPAEIHHSRRQIKYSKDKMWYLAKMIKGMSIDQAIAQLAFNDKKGARIMKEVLEEAQEMAVKNHNVEYKSNLYVAESYSGKGKYLKRIRYHGRGMFGIMDKVYCHYFVKLVEGPPPKTEQKTSFDQAKEYVQDLRNRTIIHSL, encoded by the exons ATGGCGACTGCAATGACAGGACGAG GTATGGCTTTTATTAGGAATATCTCTGGGGTGTTCCACTCAAG GTTACAGGTTCTGGGTGGCGTTGGTCCTCAGCAGCTCTCATGTCTCCACACCAGCTCGTCACTGGAATCAAAGAACTGGGAGAGGAGGAACCTGGAGTTATATCCACCTCAGCTACCAGATGATCCTCGCAGACCAGCA GAGATCCACCACAGCAGGCGGCAGATCAAGTACAGCAAAGACAAGATGTGGTACTTGGCCAAAATG ATCAAAGGGATGAGCATCGATCAGGCAATCGCACAGCTGGCGTTCAACGACAAGAAAGGGGCGAGGATCATGAAAGAG gtTCTTGAGGAAGCTCAGGAGATGGCAGTCAAGAATCACAATGTAGAGTACAAATCCAACCTGTATGTAG CTGAGTCCTACTCCGGCAAAGGGAAGTACCTGAAGCGGATCCGTTACCACGGCCGGGggatgtttggcatcatggacAAAGTTTACTGTCACTACTTTGTGAAGCTGGTGGAGGGCCCGCCGCCCAAAACGGAGCAGAAGACGAGCTTTGACCAGGCCAAAGAGTACGTCCAGGACCTCAGGAACCGAACCATCATCCACAGTCTGTAG